Below is a genomic region from Hevea brasiliensis isolate MT/VB/25A 57/8 chromosome 3, ASM3005281v1, whole genome shotgun sequence.
tattttattccattttaattatataagaatgcaattataattaatattttgattgttcatattttattatcattaattttaaatagaattatttttaaattttaattaaatatttatattttattcataaattatctctctattatatttttatataaaaataaaaaattaaaaataaattataaatatgattgcattaaaaatttagttaaaaataaagataattaaaataattaaagttacaatattaaaattatagaatctgtcttttaaaaaatagaataaatttttaatatttattatattaatagaaaataattttttttttaaaattttaattttatgaaatatatttattttatattataaatttatataaagtgataatcaattttaacaaaaaattattttgtaaaagaaatatcacattaataaaaaaaattatatttagatatagtatttttaaaaagtaataaaataaaatattatttttaattaataataatgatatatatttccattattattaaaattacataattcaagttattattagtaatttaatattttttattatattaataataataaataatatatttatatatttttaaaataatattattttttaatttaatacattgactataatttataaaaaataaatatttatttacataacttatgaaataaaatataaaaatttatttaaatttaaattattttttaataaaatatttttattagagtttacataaaataatcataaaactattattaatatgtgaataaaaaaattaaatagatattttaattaattatatcataaattaattaaaaatttattattatgatagataaaaatttattaaattaaattaaataaaaaaaattttaaattaaaattaaatttaaaaataaaaattataaattatcaaaattatattaatatttaaaataattgcgACAACGAGTACACGGCACGTATAGGAAAATCTAACATATATTCTATTATTTATTCTAGAAAAAAAAGGAAGGCAAAATTTCAACAACGGTGAATCTAACCACGCAAATCATAAACCCTCCCCCGACTGTTTCCGCCTCATTCCCCTATTTCTAAAACCCTACGCCCTttctctcaaaaaaaaaaaaaaaatactgccTCCTGCCCTCCCACCAGAAAAACAAAAGTCCGAAGATGATGAGCTTAATCCTCAGGAGATCATCTTCTCAAGGCCCAAGATTTGCTCCGGCCTCCTTGACATCCCTTGAAACGCTTTTACACCAGTTCTCATCCACGTCGACGTACTTTGTTGTGCCCAGAAATGGCGTTCTCTATGTGGAGAGTAGACCGAGAAGCTCCTTTggatttaataataataacaaatggaGGAACTTTCATGTGCAATCAGGGCCCTTGAATTTTAGGGCATCACTGACGTCGCAGGCAGAGTTTGCAGTCGACGATTATGGCTACGAGGAGGAGAAGGGGTTTGGAGGAAAAGGGAATATGAGTATGAATAGTAGTGAGGAAGGGCTTGAGATTGGAAAACTGAGTATTTCTGAAGAGATTGTTTCTGCTTTGTCCAAAAGAGGCATTACCACACTCTTCCCCATACAGGTGATTCTTCTATTTTTTTCCCCCTTTTTCCAGTTCTTTTATTTTCAAAACTCTcatattttctttctttcaattttttcctcaaatttgaaatgaaataaaataaaatagaaagctGTGCTCGAACCAGCAATGAAAGGGAGAGACTTGTTTGGACGGGCTAGAACAGGAACAGGAAAGACTCTTGCATTTGGAATTCCCATCATTGATCGAATCATTCAGTTCAATCAAAAGCATGGGTTTGTTGGCTTATCACTgctattcattttttaattcctTTCGCTATGAACTTACCGTATTCATTACATTTATTGTATGATATTTGAATTTTGTAGACGGGGTAGGAACCCTTTGGCCCTGGTTATGGCTCCGACAAGGGAACTTGCACGCCAAGTTGAGAAAGAGTTTCGTGAGTCAGCACCCAGCCTGGATACCATATGTCTATATGGGGGTACACCTATTGTGCGCCAAATGAAGGAACTTGATTATGGTGTTGATGTTGTTGTTGGCACACCTGGCCGCATCATTGATCTGATGAAGAGAGGTTCTCTAAACTTGTCAGAAGTTCAGTTTGTTGTTCTTGATGAAGCTGATCAAATGCTTGGTGTGGGCTTTGTGGATGATATTGAAACAATCTTCCAGAGGTTGCCACAGAATAGGCAGAGCATGCTGTTCTCTGCAACAATGCCAAGTTGGATTAAAAACCTTATCAGGAATTATCTCAAAGATCCACTGACTATTGATCTTGTGAGTATTGGAGTTCATTTCTAGCATTATTTGCAAAAActaataataaattttgatttgtgtTCAGTGAGAAACAATTAAAACTAGATTTGTGCTAACCCTATTAAGTTTAAATtgtccaaatatatatatatatatagtcttcaatttttttttggggtgtgtgtgtgtgtgtgtgtgtgtgtgtgtgtgtgtgtgtggaggGGATGGTTGGAACGATTTATGTTGCTCTGGTCCAAGTGGGTTATGGGTTCCTATTATTGATGCTAATATCTTTTATGTAGACCTAGATGCTTTGCTCTACTTATCGATGCATGGAGTTGCTGATTTTGAACATCTACTTTGTATGTAGGTTGGAGATTCTAGTACAAAGCTGGCTGATGGAAtctcactttattcaattgcctCAGACACGTATGAAAAAGCATCAGTACTCGGTCCTCTGATAACAGTATGAATCTAGAGCTTCTATTAGTCATGCCTAAGCTTTTACAAACCTTCTTGTTTAcaaattttagatttcatagAGATTTTATAGTTATTGTTACTTTCACCATTTCAAAATGCTTGCTCTAAGCATCCGATGTGTGATTGTCAGGAACACGCAAAAGGAGGAAAGTGTATTGTTTTTACTGAAACAAAACGTGAAGCTGATCGATTAGCATATGCTATGGCAAGAAACTTTCGATGTGAGGCTTTGCATGGGGATATCTCACAAAGTCAGAGGGAGAGGACACTTTCAGGCTTCCGAAATGGGAATTTCAATATATTGGTTGCCACTGATGTTGCTGCCCGTGGCCTTGATGTTCCTAACGTTGATCTGGTAAATGCTGTTAATTTGCTTTCTTGTTTCTTAGGCAGGTAAGTGTGATTAGTTCATAGGTGGAACTTTACCACATAGTTTACCCTCTTTTAAGTCCCAATATTTTTATTATCTCGCATACATGTAGGTTTTTCCGTTATCCTAAGTTATGGTTTTACTTGTCATACAGGGTTTATGCATTTGGCCTCCTATTGGAATTGTCTTATTGCATGGTGGCTTTTTTTGATTTAAATATGTGAAGtcttttggaaaattcaaaataattaagaaatgaAAATCTGATGAAGCTGTACATATTTTAATGATTAAGAACCCATTAATTTTGAACAACATTAAATGATATATTCTTTATGGATATGTATCAATTTGCATGGATCGTAATGGTTTAAGGCATTTTTTTTGAACTATCCTCTAGCATTTGGCAAATTTACAATTAAAAGTTTCAACTGCTGCTGAAATAGAGTAATTCTAGATTCTAGAGTGTCATCTCAAGTTGCTCCATCAGCAATTCTTCTTCTGTACAACAATCATATTCCATCATTCCCACCTTCTTCTGTTCCTTCCTTCCTCTCCATTTTCAAATTAGAATCTTTTTCCCCAAAATTATCTTTGCCATTCATCACATTAAAATCTTTTCGCCCAAGATCCATTTCTTTGCTCTTGCTTTCCTGTAACTTCCCCCCACAGCAGCAACTAACCCTCCTACTATTGTTGCTAATCCCTCAATTTGCTTGTTTACAATCCACAACATTCTTATTAGATTCCTCGGCATTTCTATGAATTTCCTCCCTATCAACTCTGAGTTTCTCCACATCTCTTGTTTCCCATGAATCTCCAAGGAGAACCTTAACTTGTTCTTCTGGATCCGTAAGTCTCACAGTCTCTAGATCCACTATAGCAGATGTAGCCATGCCTTGCATCCCTTAACAACCAAATTCCAAGATAAGCCTACCCACTTAGAAGTTCTAATACCAATTGTTAGGAGAGAAACCCTAACATTATGTAAATAGGGGAGAAAATAGAGTAGAGAATAGAATAGGAAGAGAAGAATAGATAAATAGAGATAGGAAATAGAGAATGGAAAATAGGAAGAGAAGAAAGAATGTATTATTGATCAGAAATCCAGAATAAAATAGAAGTAGCTAATGCGTGCTGAATGCACTAATTAAAAAATACTATACCTAAACTATTTATATATAGAGTAAGCAGAGGTCGATCTCATAGGAAATAAGTAAATGCAAACAAGAAAATAGATGTTAGACAGAAATAAGCAAAAGAAACTTAGAAAACACCTAAGGAATAACCACACGGCAAAAACTAATAAGAATGACTTGATCTAAATGAAACTAACACATGCAATAAAGacataatctttcaaattgaaTATGCAAGATGAAATAAAAGGGGGTTTTGATTTGTAATTACTAATACTACCTAAGTTAAAAACTAAGAATGCAAGGATATAAATCTAAAGTTAATGATACTTATGAATATGATAAACAACTAGATTGCAACAAATTCAGTAGATGGTGCATTCACCATGTAACATGTATCAATCATTGACTAaagatataaatttatttaattgagtAAATTGGTTATAGAAGTTAACTATTTACTTACCTTTCCTTATAGATTAGATTAATCAAGAAGTGTTGTAAAATTAATCCCTTGCCATCGTACTAAACCTAAGGCTACCATAATTAAGTTTAATGGTAGCATTAATCATTAGAAAGGCATCCCAATTCAAGGTAATAAACTTATTCAACATGATTCATTCATCCTAGAAACTTATCTTcataatgaaatacatcattatgtgTTACTTATAGTCAGATTATTCCATCTATTACATACTCAAATTATCCTAACTTAACAATATGTTTTTATGCACAATTAATTAGTTGGCTACCCTAACTAATTATACATACGACATTCACAGAATAAACCAAAAGATAAGTGATGCTCAATATGAATCAAATTTggaatttaattaaacataaatcaAAGTCTCATGATAACATGTCCAATGGTTTCAACAATCTCCTTACTGAATTACAAAATTAGTCATATATAACTAAGAATATTAAACAGAAACAAAGTaacaaaagaagaaagaaagagtatGTTACCCCTTATGAATGTAATTTGACCTACTTAATTTGATGTTGTTGGTGATGTCAAGCCACTCTGAAGGGATGTAGAAGTGCTCTACAAGCCAAAAGAAGATGAAAAAATCACTCTAGCAATTAGATCAAACAATCGGCACCTTTGAATGTACAAAGAGGGAATTTGGTTACTATGAGTAGAAGGGAAATAGAAGAGCTTTAAATATGTTTTTCCAACCCTTTTTATAGAGGTTAACTTGGGCTCCAGATCGGAATTGGGAGTCCTAGTTGCAATATGACTTATATTTCTCTTAAACTCCTAGTCAAAGCAGGAAAACaagtaaaacaaaaaaaaaagcctTCCTTATCTAATTTGTCACTTGCACAACCCAGGGGCTCCACACaactatattttatttattttgggttgtaataaaataattaaatttaccaATTAAGGCCCTAACTCCTAACCTCATATAGCATAAAGAGTCCAAACACACTTAATATGCAACCTACAAGTAAATCTAGCCCAATTgcattcattttttatttttcatatcaAAATATGTCAATTAAGGTCCATATATAAGGTCAAATTCATACTCTAAATATTTGGATCACATATAAGCTCTAATAAGGCTGTCcaaagaagctcaacatgggttGATATCCAAATCTGTTCATTTTTTACTATTAGCCTTCAAATATTATGAACAAGAATCCTCTAAGCCTTTTTGGTTGTTGACCAGGTCCTCATTAAAATCGCACCTTCATATGCCTTAAAGTGCTTGATGTGTGCTTTGCTTTCTTTTGTGCTCAATTCACCTTTTTGTGATTCATATACTCTTCATTTCTCTTGTAAGCAACCAATAACATAGAAACAAGCAAATTAAACAGTAAACAAACTCAAAAGACTAAGTGTGCAATgataaagatgtgaaattttaaccATCAGTAGCTCGACTACTCTTTATACAATTTTGTCTAATTGAAAATTACAAATCTGACAGATATAACCACCTCTTGCAACTCAACAAATCAGCTAATAACAAACTAACAACTTCTCAACCAACTAATAGACTTTTTCTCCCTTTAACTCTATCACATATCCCTATTCTTAAACCTTCTTCTCCTATACTTAACAGTCTGTTTAAATTAAGGGGAAATAATTCATGGCAAGGCTTGGTGTTTATCTCCCTCTCTCTTTTATCTCCCTCTCTTtttgtctctctctctctgcacTATTTTTTTTCCCCTTCTTTCTCTCTATAAAATTGCTGCGGTATCTTGAGAAGGGTTTGCAACATTTACATAGCCTCCTAATTCCCTCTATTATTATAATAATCTTCTAAACTTATCTGGCCATTATACATAAAACTAAACTTCAACGCATAATTTTACAACTTTTTCATTACTAAAACAAACCAATTGCTAACAACTATTTCTTTACCGTCAAATCTCACCCATTTCGAAGTTCAAACACAGTTTGAACTTTGAAG
It encodes:
- the LOC110672457 gene encoding DEAD-box ATP-dependent RNA helicase 53, mitochondrial, with protein sequence MMSLILRRSSSQGPRFAPASLTSLETLLHQFSSTSTYFVVPRNGVLYVESRPRSSFGFNNNNKWRNFHVQSGPLNFRASLTSQAEFAVDDYGYEEEKGFGGKGNMSMNSSEEGLEIGKLSISEEIVSALSKRGITTLFPIQKAVLEPAMKGRDLFGRARTGTGKTLAFGIPIIDRIIQFNQKHGRGRNPLALVMAPTRELARQVEKEFRESAPSLDTICLYGGTPIVRQMKELDYGVDVVVGTPGRIIDLMKRGSLNLSEVQFVVLDEADQMLGVGFVDDIETIFQRLPQNRQSMLFSATMPSWIKNLIRNYLKDPLTIDLVGDSSTKLADGISLYSIASDTYEKASVLGPLITEHAKGGKCIVFTETKREADRLAYAMARNFRCEALHGDISQSQRERTLSGFRNGNFNILVATDVAARGLDVPNVDLVIHYALPNCSETFVHRSGRTGRAGKKGTAILIYTQDQSRQVRIYEREIGCRFTELPRITVEGGSMGIMNDIGYGVRFGGVRDRRFGDTGFSRAGGHGDYGSFGGARDRRFGETRFSRAGGHGDYGSNRYRNPGFGHSDGRGQLSRQMNGAGSFGYNRKQPGNFISPGFGFGEPSRSDGSSAFGDWGSGRSSGFGDSNSSRASDVLNETRTSRFGGFGDVKNDNSNNGRK